From the genome of Pelagicoccus enzymogenes:
GGTGGCTGGGGACACGGGCAACGACAGTGCCATGTTCCGAAAGAAGTCGATTCGCGGTATCGTGGTAGGCAACGCCCAACCGGAGTTGCACGAACGGACCGTGGGATTGGATGTCTACCGAGCTGACGGTGTCTGCGCGGATGGTGTATTGGAAGGTTTGATACACTTTGGAGCAATCGACTCCGTATGCGAACCGCAGCAAGATACCTGCGACTTGCCGCGAGACCCTTCCTTGCACAAGGACACCTTGCGATTGATCAGCGAGGAAAAAGTTGCGGATATCAGCGACGCGGATCGCGAGTATCTTAAACTCGCCTACAAGAAGGCAGTGGAAGGCTTGCGTCGCAACATTACCCCCATGGGCTTTTCGGCGTGTTCGCTGGAAGACAACGTCACGGAGGGCACGGACGAAAACTATCGCAGCGTGTGGGGGCGAGACGGATCGATTACCGTAATCGGCTCGTTAAAGATCGGCGACGCGGAGATGAGGGAGTGCCAGCGCAACACGCTCAAGACGCTGCTCGATCACCTTTCTTTGACGGGGCAGGTTCCTAGCAACGTATCCATAGATACAGGAGACCCGGACTATTCCGGAGTAGGTGGGATCTGCTCCATCGACAGCGGAATATGGCTGATCATCGCGGTATTCGAATTTGTTCGCGCCACGGGCGACCTCGATTTCTTGCGGGACAATGCCAAGAACCTGCAACGGGCGATGGACTGGCTCAGCGCCCAGGACTCGAACAACGACGGTCTGATCGAAGTGCCAGAGGCCGGAGACTGGACGGACCTTTTCGGGCGTAGCTACAATCCGCTTTATGACGAGGTGCTCTGGTATCGGGCGAATATCTGTTACGGTCGGTTGATGGAGATGCTCGGGAAGTGGGCAATGGCGGGGGACTACCTCCGCTGGGCCAGCCACATCAAGCGTACGATCCTCAAGAAGTTTTGGCCGAGCACCAATGGTCACAAGGATGGAGAATACAGCTTCGCGGACCAGCAGCTTACCATGGGGGACACCCACTACCTGCTGGCTCAGACCACGCCCTTTTCATTCGATTGGCGCTGTGACGTCTATGCTAACGTGATGGCGTTCCTTTTCGACGTGTTGAGCACCGACCAAGCGCAAAAGGCGTTTCGGTTTATGTGGGGAGTAGGCGTCAACGATCCGTACCCGGTGCGAAACCTCTATCCGGTGGTTCAGGCTGGCGATCCTGACTGGAAGCCCTATTACACGGTTAACTTGCTGAATTTGCCGAACCACTACCACAACGGCGGTATTTGGCCTTTTGTAGGGGCAATGTGGGTACAGTTTATCCACAAGCTCGGTTTCCGGGATCTCGCTGTTGCCGAGCTGCTCAAGCTTGCCAAGGCAAATGAAGCGGGGATAGCCGATGCATGGGAGTTCAATGAGTGGTCGCACGGGGAAACAGGACGACCGATGGGCAAGACCTACCAGGCTTGGTCCTGCTCGGAGTTCGTCAAAGTCTGCCAAATGCTGAAAATTGTATGACGGAATCAAATACGAAGAAAGTCGTGGCTTTTGGCGAGGTCCTTTGGGATTGCTTGCCTAGCGGACTGTTTTTAGGAGGCGCGCCGTTAAACGTCGCTTATCACGCTTCTCGCTTAGGAGCTACGAGTTACCTCGCCAGCGCGGTCGGAAAGGATTTCTTAGGGGACGAAGTGGTGCGACGCTTCGAAGCCTCTGGAGTGCAGACCGATCTTTTGAAGCGTCACCCTCGCTGGCCGACCGGGGCGTCGGTAGCGAGCTTGGATAAGTCTGGGGACGCCACCTACGAGATACTTGAGAAGGTAGCGTGGGATGAGATCGCCTTGGAGGAGGAGGACAGTCCAATCCTCGCGAGCGCGGACGCCTTCGTTTTCGGAAGCCTAGCCGCTCGTACGGAGTCGAACCGTTCCTTGCTGCTGGGCTTGTTGGAGCGAACGGAGGCTCTCAAGGTTTGCGACGTCAACCTACGGGCGCCGCACGACGACTTGGACTTGGCCCTCTCGCTCCTGAAGCGCTCAGACGTCATCAAAGTCAACGACGAGGAGCTGAGGCGCTTGGTCGGCGGCGATGAAGGAGAGTTTTTGGATTGCATCAAGGCATTGAACCAGAAGACGGGCGTGGACTTGATTTGCGTCACCTTGGGAAGCAAGGGCGCGATGCTCTGGCGCAGAGGACGCTTCTTCTCCTTGCCTCCCGATGACATTTCAGTGGCTGACACCATAGGAGCCGGGGATGCGTTCACGGCTGCCTTGACCATGGGCTTGCTGGAAAAGCGCGGCTTGGAGGAGTGCTTGGTTAGGGCCCTGAAGCTCAGTTCGTTCGTCGCCTCCAAAAGGGGGGCGCAGCCGCTCTACAAGCCTCGGAAACTGTTTAGTTAGGCTACGGAATCCGTCGCTCCGGTGGGTGACGAGATTGGAACGAAAATTTCAAGTACGCTGGTCTCGCTTACGGGTGAAAAGCGGTGGTCGAAGCGATTGAAGTCGGGACCTTCCCGCTCTTCGTATCCAGAATTTGGAAACCATTTTCCGTAAATGTAAGCGATCGTTTCGCCGAGTGTATCCACTGGCCCGTGGTGCTCGAACTTGGCGAAGAGGCCGCCGGTGGATTGCCAGCGCGTCATTCCGGCGGGGATAGGGAAGCTGGGGTCTGTTTCCGCGGCTGCAAGGTAGATCGCTTCGTCGGGGTGACGGCGCTCGAGGCCGAGGGCTTCAGGGGTGTTGGACAGTCCATAGTACACGCCGTCCGTTTGGGGCGGAAGCTGGGGCGCTCGCTCGAAGAACTTTTTCCAGAGCTCGGGAATCACTCGCATGTTGTTAGCTTCATCCGAGGTGGCTGAGAGGTAGCGAGCCTGTAAGCCGTTGAAGCGGGAATCGGGGCGTTGGACGATTTCTGGGAGCAGGTTCATGTTCTTGTAGCGTTGCTTGAGGCTTGCTTGAGTCAGACGCTCTCGGTGGCGTGGGTAGAGGATGCTTCCGCGTCCTTCTCTCCACTCGCTTGGCGTGACGGAAAGTTCGCTTTTGAAGGAGCGTGTAAATGCTTCGTGCGACTCGAATTGGTAGTCCAGGGCGAGCTCCAGGAGGGTTCCTTCATAGTCGACCAGTCGCATGGCAGCTTGGGCGATGCGGCGTCGCCTGATGTATCGGCCAACGGGTTCGCCTACCATCGCGGTGAAGGTGCGTTGAAAGTGCCAGTAAGACATGCCGGCTTCTTTGGCCAACTGTTCGACGGATATAGGCTCCGTAGTGAGCGATTCGATACGATCGAGCGTTCCTTGGATTGCGACTAAGTGATGCATGTCGAGGCGATCTTAGCGCAATGCTCCCTAGGGCCGCTTGATTGTTTGTGCTTTTTTGCGGCCGAGGGAAGGAGGGGATCGCGACCAAGGTCGCTCCTACAGGGTTTCGAGGAGCTTGCGGATTTCCGCCTCAGGAGCTTCGTGGTGTTGTTCCACGGCGAGGTGGAGCGCTCGCTCGAGCGTGGGTTTGGCGTCTGCAGGACGAGAGAGGGCGAGCAGGGATTTTCCCTTGAGGATCTCGGCCATCATCCAGTCTTCCTTTTTCTGGATGCAGAAGTCGAGCTGCTCGATTGCCTCTTCGTGGCGTTCTTCCTCGATAAGGGCCTGGGCGAGGGAGAAGCGGAACAGTTCGTTGTTCGGATTTTTGGATACGAGGTTTTGAAAGCGTTCGGTTTTCATGATTGAAGGTTTTGGTTTTTACCACGTAGGGCACGGAGAAAGGGAGAAGATCCTGCACCGCTTTGTGTTAACCACTGATGGACACTGATTCACACCGATGGTTGTGGAATAGAAAGGATTCACTTGATGGATCATCAGTGTCTATCGGTGTTATCAGTGGTTCAAATTCTCTTCTCTGTTTCTCCTTCGTCTCCAGGTGTAGCGGGTGGTTTTAAGATCTGGTGGGCGGTTCGCTGCCGGGGTTGCGGCGGCCGGGCAGTTCCTGGTGGATCTCGTGGAAGCGGGCATCGCGGTCGTTGCGGTTGATACGGATGAATTTCGGCTTGGGCAGGCTTTGCAGGAATTGGCGGCCGTAGCTTTTTTGCAGGATGCGGGAGTCTAGGATGGTGATGATCCCCTTGTCATTGCGGGTGCGGATGAGGCGTCCTACGCCTTGGCGGAACTTTACCAAGGCCTCGGGGAGGTTGAGTTCGGCGAAGGGGTTGCCGCCTCGTTCCTTGATGTGTTCGGATTTCGCTTCGGCTATGGGATGGGTGGGAACGTCGAACGGAAGGCGGGTGATGATTACTTGTTCGAGCGAAGGCCCGGGTACGTCGACACCTGTCCAGAAGCTGTCGGTACCGAAGAGAACGCCGTTTCCTGCTTCCAGGAATGCTGCGGTCATCTCGCTGCGTCCCATGCCTTGTCCTTGGGCGAAGAAGGGGCGTCCGGAGTCGAGGAACTCGGTCTGAAGCGCGTCGGAGACTTTGCGCAGGTCCGAGTAGCTGGTGAAGAGCACGAGAGTGCCTCCTGAAACTTTGGATACGCAATAACGGATGTAGTCTATGAGAATCTCGATGGACAGCCGCTGGTCTTGGGGCGATGGAGCGGGGACGTCGGTGGCGATGTAGATGCGGGTGTTATTCTCGTAGTCGAAGGGAGAGTCGACCATTTCAGCGGTCTCGCTTTCGGCGCCAATTTTCAGCTGAAAGGGGCGCATGTCGCGAGCGATGGATAGGGTGGCGCTGGTGAGGGTGACGGAGGTTTCCTTGTTGAAGAGCTCTTCGCGCAAGTAAGGGGCGATGTCGATGGGAGCAGTGCGCAAGGTGCAAATGTTGCCCGTGCGGCCGCTCTTTTCGATCCAATGCACGTGGTCGTCCTCCGCGAGGTCGATGAAGCGTCGGATTCCCGTATAATAACTGTGGATACGGCTGCGCTGGTCCTTGATCTCGTCGTGCATGGGGCCGTCTTCGATTTTGGATAGGATGCCGTCCATGGTTTGCACGCAGGCGCGGAGCGGGCCGACGAGGGTGGGTTCGCACCAACCGAGCTCGGAGATGCGGACGAGCTTATGCTTGGCGAGGTGAGTGGCGATGAGGTAGCCGAAGAATTCCTGGCAGGCCTCTTGGGCGTCGATGATGCACTGTAGCTGCTTCGGGTGGGCGAATTTCCTGACGATGCCGGACTTGCGCTTGGGGTTGAAGAGCATCTTGAGCTGGCGGTCGACGCCATAGCTTGAGATGCGGGCTCCGAAGTGTTCGGTGGCGACTTCTGCAGTGGTGTGGGCTTCGTCGATGACGAGAAAGTCGTCGGGAAGCAGGATCCCTTTGGCTCCGGGGGCGAGGCCGCCCGCGTTGAGGAGGGCGAAGAGCAGGGAGTGGTTGACGATGACGACCTGGGCTTTGCGGATTTCGGCCCGCGCCCGCTGGTAGTGGCAAGAGTTGTGGTCGCAGTTCTTGCGGTTGCAGGCGGAGCCTTCGGCGTTGACCTGTTCCCAGACGTCGAAGTTGGGCAGCGGGTTCAGCTCCTGGCGGAGGCCGGTCTTGGTGTATTCCGCCCAAGCTGCGATGCGGCTGAGCTCTTCCATTTCCTCGGTGGGGAAAAGTTCGGTCTTGTTGCGAATCGCGTTGGCGAGTCGGGTCGGGCAGAGGTAGTTGCCTTTGCCCACAAGCACGGCCGATTTGAAGGCGGCGTACTTTTCGAGCTGCGGGATGGATTGGAAGAGGGTGCGGCAAATTTCGAGGTCCTTGCGCTGCAGTTGCTCTTGCAGGGAAATGGTATGGGACGAGACGACGCAGGGGCGCTGGCTTTCGGTGGCTTGGATGATGCCGGGAACGAGGTAGGCGAGGGATTTGCCCACGCCGGTGCCGGCCTCGAAGATGAGCGGCTCGTCGAGCTCCATCCCGGCAGCTACCGCTCGAGCCATCTGTTCCTGCTGCGGTCGGTGTTCGAGCTTGAGCTCTCGCTGGAGGTACCCGCCTTCGTCGAAAATGCGGCCAACGATCTCCGGCAGGAAAATCGAGGATTCGGCGCTTTCGCGGTCGTTGGGGGATATCATAGGCGGCAGTTCGGAAAAGTGCCGCTAGTTGTCTCGGGAGGGAGGTGAGGGGTCGAGCAAAATTGACTTAGCTAGGGCAGGCGGAGCGATTTAGGCAAGTGACCCTCGCGAATACAGGATACAGTTTTAAATCGGGCGCTTGGGCGGGAGAGCCTCGCTATTCTACTGGCTGCTCTGGCTCTGGGCTGTGGCCACTCTGAGCAGGAGTGGGGTGGGCATGTCCGTTTTCTGGATGATGGCGACTTGTCGGTCGGAGTCCGTTTGGATGTCGACGGGGAAAGGCGTCCAGCTCGCCGGGTCCAGTGGATTGTCGCTACGCTGCAGTTGGTAGCTTTGTCCGGCCTTGGTGGTCCAAGTCACGGTGAAGTGCTCGGGGGCGGTCGCTATCGATACGCTGGGAATCTCCGGGGGAATGGCTGGGGTTGATTTGACGGTGATCGTCACTTCGAAGGCCTCTGCCGTTTCGCCCCCTGCGTTGCGCTCTTTCCATGGTTTCAGGAAAAAGGTGTAAATGCCGACCTGGGTTGGGGTTCCGAAGACCTGCCCGAACTGAGCGTTGAATACGCCGTTGCTGGAAAGGGGCTCTCCCAGGGTGCCGGAGATCGTCAGTCCGGGCGGCACGTTGCCGGAGACGCTCCAGGACTGGGCTTCCGCCATGGTGTTGGAAACGCCGAATACGAGGGTGACGCTCTCGCCTGTCTCGAACGCGAACGGGGGATCTGGAGAGGTGGAGTAGACGGCGGTGGTCGCTCCGGACAGAGCATGGTAGCTGCTGAGGCTTGCTGCGGTCAGGCCGAGCTTTTGAAGGATGCGAGTGGCGGGCTCGACGGTGGTGAACAGGCTGCTCGCGGACCTTACGATAGCGGGAGACTTTTGCAAGAGGGCCAGTAGGCTTGCTATCGCCAGCTGGGCACGCGGAGCGGCGAGCGTGGCGATGACGCCAAGAGGGGTGGGGTAGCTCATGGGGTAAATGTTCCTTTCCAAAGGAAGGTACGTGCCAAAGCCTGATCAGGATGCGATTTTGGTGACGTTTCAGCCGATGTAGACCAAATCCCCAGGCTCTACGGCGTCGAAAAGCTCGACCATCTCGCTGTTTCGTAGCTGCACGCAGCCTCCGCTGGCTGGACTGCCGATCTTGTCTTCGTGGTTGGTGCCGTGGATGTAGATGTAGCGGCGATAGGAGTCGCGGTTTCCCCCTTGGTTGTGCCCCGGCTCGAGCCCTTCCAGCCAAAGGATGCGGGTGGTGATGAGATTGGGCTCTTGCTCCTTGTCGGTGAGTTCCCAGTACTTTTTCCCGATGTCGACGCGGCCCTTGAAAACCGCGTCCAGCTCCGCTTCTTGACCGATCTTCTGGGCGATGCGATGCAGGCCGCTCGGCGTGCCGAAAGAGTTCTCGATGCAGGAGGGCGGATTTTTGGATGTGGAGACCTCGAAACGGCGCCTCAGTTGGCCGTCGACGTAGAGTTCGAGGGTCTGTCGCTCGATCGATACCAGCAGCAGGCGCGCTGTTTGCTTGATCTCGAGGGAGCGAAGCTTATGGGTGGTCGGCTGCAATAAGTCCGAGGACATAATAAAAATGGGTTACAAAGTAGGCATCGTTGGAGCAACCGGAGCGGTTGGCCAAGAGTTCATCAAGCTTCTAGGCGACAGAAAGTTTCCTCTGTCGGAACTGAAGCTGTTTGCTTCTGCTCGATCTGCAGGAAAGCAGGTCGAGGCGCTTGGGCAAACCATTACCATTGAGGAAGCCACTGAAACCTGTTTCGAAGGCTTGGATTTCGTGCTCTTCAGCGCGAGCGGAACGGTTTCCAAGGCCCTTTGTCCCGCAGCCGCCAAGGCAGGCGCGGTGGCGATCGACAACAGCTCGGCCTTCCGCATGGATCCGGACGTGCCGCTGGTGGTGCCCGAGATCAATGGCGAGGCGGCTAAGTCCCACAAGGGCATCATCGCCAACCCGAATTGCTCGACGGCGATTTCGCTGATGGGGGCTTACCCCTTGCACAAGGCTTTCGGCCTGAAGCGCATGGTGGCCTCCACTTACCAGGCGGTAAGCGGAACCGGAGCGGAGGCGATGCAGGAGCTCGAGGACCAGCTGAAGGCTTGGGCCAAGGGCGAACCGATCGAGCATAGCGTCTATCCTTACCAAATCGCTTTCAATGCCCTTCCGCACGTGGACGTGTTTCTGGAAGATGGCTACACCAAGGAGGAGATGAAGATGCTTAACGAAGGGCGTAAGATCATGTCTCTGCCGGACTTGAAGGTCTCCTGTACCTGCGTGCGGGTGCCGGTCATGCGCTCTCACTCAATTTCCATCAACGCCGAATTCGAGCGCCCGGTTTCCGTCGAGGCGGCCCGCGAAGCGATCGCTGCCTTCGAGGGAGTTGACGTGGTGGACGATCCTGCGAACAAGGTTTACCCGATGCCGCTCGACTACGCTGGCAAGGTGAACTGTGGAGTTGGGCGCATCCGTGTCGACAGCGCCTTGGACAACGGCCTCGCTTTCTGGGTGGTGGGCGACCAGCTTTGGAAGGGCGCTGCCTTGAATGCGATCCAGATCGCCGAGTACTTGGTCAAGTCGAAGTAACTGTATCGACTCGGTGAATACTTTAGAGGCAGCGGTTCGACCGCTGCCTTTTTTTCGTTTTGGATCAGGGGGCATTTCCCTTTCGCCTCCGATCGCTAGAGATGGAGGGAGGCTTCTCCGCTCGCGGTCCGTGCGCGGGTCGAGGATTAGCCTTGTATTTATGGCTTAGATATTCAGTAGGTTTACGGGGTATGTTTTGTAGTATCTACTTTAAAAAGGTCCCCTTCTTTGCCCTGTTGGGATGTTTATTCGCTTTCGAGGCTATCGGAGCGATGCCGATCAAGCTATTCCACTTCGTTAATCAGCGAGCCTACGAGGTGAACGCGACGGAGGACGGATTGCCGGTGTTGGATAAGGAGGTCGATGCATCTGCTATCGAGTTTGCAGGGACTCGCCACAATGCTTGGTGGTTTGAAGGGGAGTTGCCTTTGACGCGCGAGTTTGCTTCGGCGTTGGTTGACTATTCCTTGAAGCGTGTGCCCCAGCCTTATGGGCAAAGGGATGCTGAGCCCGAGTACGTATTGCAGGCTAGCTGGGAAATCGTGGTGCCGGTCTCGCCGCTGGGCAAAAAGATGGTTGGAGATTGGTTGTTGCTCGGATGGGTTCACGAGGGCCGCGTCCGTCTTGTGCAGCCTGTTAGATTGGGCAAGCAAGGGGTCGACCTTGCCAGCAACAGTAAATTCATTGTTCCAGGGGCCATGAAGGATGGCTTTGCGGCGCTTTGGCACGTGAGAGACGGTCAAGTGCTTGAGCGGGGAGCGCCTTGCAGTTGGGACTGGATCGTCGACGATAGCGGCGAGGATCCGGCAGGCAAGGAAGCTCTAGAAGTCGATAGCAAGGGCCGGAGTGAGATTTTCTACGCTGCAGCGAATGGACGAGCGGAACGCGTTCGTTCTCTTTTGGAGAGCAAGAAGAAGCTCGTAAAGGTTCCTGACGAGTACGATCAGCTTCCGGTTCGCTATGCCGCGTTGACGGGAAGAGCCGAGACTGCGGCGCGTTTTATGGAGTACAAGTCTCCGCTGGAAGATGGTTGGGGTTCGCTCAATTCCGTCGTGATGCTAGCCGCTACTCACGGGCATTTCGAAACGGTCAAAGCGTTGATGCCAGAGAAGCCGAAGGGGGCGACGGGGACCTGGCATTGCTCGTGGGCTGCGTCCGAGGCTCTCAATGAAAACTACGAGGACATCGTCAACTACTTGATGCCCTTCAAGCCCAAGATTGACTTCGGAGAGGCAGACGAGAAAAGGATCGCCTTGTCGAAGATAATGGAAGGGTATCCAGAACTTGGATTCAGCATCTTGGATCGTTTCGGGATAAATCCCAATTTCAAGGTCGATGGTTATACGGCGCTGCATTCAGTCGCTGGATACGCGGACGCATCGCTCTTGCAAAGGGTCTTCGACTTTGGGATCGACCCTCGCTCCAAGTCCGCCAATGGAGTAGAGGCTCTCGATTTCGCGCTGGGCAAGGGGAATGTAGATGCTATCTGCTGGTTTATTGACCGGCGAGACGGCGAGGTGGACGAAAAGTCTTTGGCGCGTTCGATCGCCCAAGCGATCCAGGCGGGTCGCTACGAGTCGATCGAGTGTTTGTTGGGGTACGGCTACGACGTGAACGCGGAATTGGCGGAGGGAGTGACTCCTTTGCTTTTTGCGATCTCGGAAAGGGAGTTCGAGATCGCGCGGCTCTTGGTGGATCACGGCGGGGTTTTGGATCTGTCGGGACGGCATGCCGCTGTCCTGCTCGCTCGGGTTGTGGAAGGCGACCAACTGGAGTTGCTTAAGATGTTGATGGATCGAGGGGCCCAATGGGACCAGCTGGTGTTTGGTGACTTGAGCATACGATCTGCGGCCGAAGCTTTAGGCTCGAAGCGTATTTTAGCTTTCCTGGACGAGAAGGGGATCGACGCCGGGCTCGGTGGGGCGGTGCGCCCGTCTGGGGAATTGGACGAGAAGCCGCAGCTTTTGACGCCGATATCGGTGGTGTATCCCGACGAGTTGAGGGCTCGTTACGGAAGCCGCACCGAGAGGGTGGAAATCATCATTTCAAAGCAAGGGCAACCCTTGTTTGTCCGGCCGGAGAACGAGGCCTTGCCGGAAGAATTGTTCGACGTGATTGAACCGGCGGTGGCTAAGCTTCGCTTCGCTCCGCTGACGGCGGGTGGGGAGCCAGTGACGGTGAGCTTGCCCACAAAGTTGCCGCTGAAGGCAGATTTCGAGTTGGAAAAGGTC
Proteins encoded in this window:
- a CDS encoding HAD-IIB family hydrolase, with amino-acid sequence MVKLFSTDIDGTLIGKPDALERFNASWVACPESRRPLLCYNTGRLLDDMLELIENGDLMEPDYLICGVGTLIYDYRKQEKIKDFTEILEEGWNRDTAAAAVGSFSEVSVQPKHFQGPYKSSWFLRDASEDRLHEIEEALEKSGLDVNIIYSSNRDLDVVPKYANKGNALTWLIKRLNIKPSEVVVAGDTGNDSAMFRKKSIRGIVVGNAQPELHERTVGLDVYRADGVCADGVLEGLIHFGAIDSVCEPQQDTCDLPRDPSLHKDTLRLISEEKVADISDADREYLKLAYKKAVEGLRRNITPMGFSACSLEDNVTEGTDENYRSVWGRDGSITVIGSLKIGDAEMRECQRNTLKTLLDHLSLTGQVPSNVSIDTGDPDYSGVGGICSIDSGIWLIIAVFEFVRATGDLDFLRDNAKNLQRAMDWLSAQDSNNDGLIEVPEAGDWTDLFGRSYNPLYDEVLWYRANICYGRLMEMLGKWAMAGDYLRWASHIKRTILKKFWPSTNGHKDGEYSFADQQLTMGDTHYLLAQTTPFSFDWRCDVYANVMAFLFDVLSTDQAQKAFRFMWGVGVNDPYPVRNLYPVVQAGDPDWKPYYTVNLLNLPNHYHNGGIWPFVGAMWVQFIHKLGFRDLAVAELLKLAKANEAGIADAWEFNEWSHGETGRPMGKTYQAWSCSEFVKVCQMLKIV
- a CDS encoding carbohydrate kinase family protein, which gives rise to MTESNTKKVVAFGEVLWDCLPSGLFLGGAPLNVAYHASRLGATSYLASAVGKDFLGDEVVRRFEASGVQTDLLKRHPRWPTGASVASLDKSGDATYEILEKVAWDEIALEEEDSPILASADAFVFGSLAARTESNRSLLLGLLERTEALKVCDVNLRAPHDDLDLALSLLKRSDVIKVNDEELRRLVGGDEGEFLDCIKALNQKTGVDLICVTLGSKGAMLWRRGRFFSLPPDDISVADTIGAGDAFTAALTMGLLEKRGLEECLVRALKLSSFVASKRGAQPLYKPRKLFS
- a CDS encoding AraC family transcriptional regulator, coding for MHHLVAIQGTLDRIESLTTEPISVEQLAKEAGMSYWHFQRTFTAMVGEPVGRYIRRRRIAQAAMRLVDYEGTLLELALDYQFESHEAFTRSFKSELSVTPSEWREGRGSILYPRHRERLTQASLKQRYKNMNLLPEIVQRPDSRFNGLQARYLSATSDEANNMRVIPELWKKFFERAPQLPPQTDGVYYGLSNTPEALGLERRHPDEAIYLAAAETDPSFPIPAGMTRWQSTGGLFAKFEHHGPVDTLGETIAYIYGKWFPNSGYEEREGPDFNRFDHRFSPVSETSVLEIFVPISSPTGATDSVA
- a CDS encoding tetratricopeptide repeat protein, translating into MKTERFQNLVSKNPNNELFRFSLAQALIEEERHEEAIEQLDFCIQKKEDWMMAEILKGKSLLALSRPADAKPTLERALHLAVEQHHEAPEAEIRKLLETL
- a CDS encoding ATP-dependent DNA helicase produces the protein MISPNDRESAESSIFLPEIVGRIFDEGGYLQRELKLEHRPQQEQMARAVAAGMELDEPLIFEAGTGVGKSLAYLVPGIIQATESQRPCVVSSHTISLQEQLQRKDLEICRTLFQSIPQLEKYAAFKSAVLVGKGNYLCPTRLANAIRNKTELFPTEEMEELSRIAAWAEYTKTGLRQELNPLPNFDVWEQVNAEGSACNRKNCDHNSCHYQRARAEIRKAQVVIVNHSLLFALLNAGGLAPGAKGILLPDDFLVIDEAHTTAEVATEHFGARISSYGVDRQLKMLFNPKRKSGIVRKFAHPKQLQCIIDAQEACQEFFGYLIATHLAKHKLVRISELGWCEPTLVGPLRACVQTMDGILSKIEDGPMHDEIKDQRSRIHSYYTGIRRFIDLAEDDHVHWIEKSGRTGNICTLRTAPIDIAPYLREELFNKETSVTLTSATLSIARDMRPFQLKIGAESETAEMVDSPFDYENNTRIYIATDVPAPSPQDQRLSIEILIDYIRYCVSKVSGGTLVLFTSYSDLRKVSDALQTEFLDSGRPFFAQGQGMGRSEMTAAFLEAGNGVLFGTDSFWTGVDVPGPSLEQVIITRLPFDVPTHPIAEAKSEHIKERGGNPFAELNLPEALVKFRQGVGRLIRTRNDKGIITILDSRILQKSYGRQFLQSLPKPKFIRINRNDRDARFHEIHQELPGRRNPGSEPPTRS
- a CDS encoding L,D-transpeptidase; translated protein: MSSDLLQPTTHKLRSLEIKQTARLLLVSIERQTLELYVDGQLRRRFEVSTSKNPPSCIENSFGTPSGLHRIAQKIGQEAELDAVFKGRVDIGKKYWELTDKEQEPNLITTRILWLEGLEPGHNQGGNRDSYRRYIYIHGTNHEDKIGSPASGGCVQLRNSEMVELFDAVEPGDLVYIG
- a CDS encoding aspartate-semialdehyde dehydrogenase, with the translated sequence MGYKVGIVGATGAVGQEFIKLLGDRKFPLSELKLFASARSAGKQVEALGQTITIEEATETCFEGLDFVLFSASGTVSKALCPAAAKAGAVAIDNSSAFRMDPDVPLVVPEINGEAAKSHKGIIANPNCSTAISLMGAYPLHKAFGLKRMVASTYQAVSGTGAEAMQELEDQLKAWAKGEPIEHSVYPYQIAFNALPHVDVFLEDGYTKEEMKMLNEGRKIMSLPDLKVSCTCVRVPVMRSHSISINAEFERPVSVEAAREAIAAFEGVDVVDDPANKVYPMPLDYAGKVNCGVGRIRVDSALDNGLAFWVVGDQLWKGAALNAIQIAEYLVKSK
- a CDS encoding TonB family protein; this encodes MPIKLFHFVNQRAYEVNATEDGLPVLDKEVDASAIEFAGTRHNAWWFEGELPLTREFASALVDYSLKRVPQPYGQRDAEPEYVLQASWEIVVPVSPLGKKMVGDWLLLGWVHEGRVRLVQPVRLGKQGVDLASNSKFIVPGAMKDGFAALWHVRDGQVLERGAPCSWDWIVDDSGEDPAGKEALEVDSKGRSEIFYAAANGRAERVRSLLESKKKLVKVPDEYDQLPVRYAALTGRAETAARFMEYKSPLEDGWGSLNSVVMLAATHGHFETVKALMPEKPKGATGTWHCSWAASEALNENYEDIVNYLMPFKPKIDFGEADEKRIALSKIMEGYPELGFSILDRFGINPNFKVDGYTALHSVAGYADASLLQRVFDFGIDPRSKSANGVEALDFALGKGNVDAICWFIDRRDGEVDEKSLARSIAQAIQAGRYESIECLLGYGYDVNAELAEGVTPLLFAISEREFEIARLLVDHGGVLDLSGRHAAVLLARVVEGDQLELLKMLMDRGAQWDQLVFGDLSIRSAAEALGSKRILAFLDEKGIDAGLGGAVRPSGELDEKPQLLTPISVVYPDELRARYGSRTERVEIIISKQGQPLFVRPENEALPEELFDVIEPAVAKLRFAPLTAGGEPVTVSLPTKLPLKADFELEKVYEMGELDEKPRAVRMATPLYPYSMQQSRTKGEVVVSFVLMPNGTVRDAKPIKSTHLAFEAPAVLCVVNSGWEPARRKGKPVACRVRIPIQFSP